One Silene latifolia isolate original U9 population chromosome 4, ASM4854445v1, whole genome shotgun sequence DNA segment encodes these proteins:
- the LOC141653445 gene encoding zinc transporter 4, chloroplastic-like isoform X1, whose translation MSSFFQEFLYPLLSIGPFREKFNMVSGVLLVQFQESMSNSTCKLAESELCRDDSAALVLKLVAIGSILVAGAIGIAIPLLGRRKSFLATDGNLFIATKAFAAGVILATAFVHMLPDGSKNLSNLCLPKIPWSKFPFSGFFAMLAALLTLMLDFVGTQWYERKSEKAKRKGGELGDELGLDGSLDSISAAGVLPADRTVVNGGVCGGGGGGGGGEESIVGMHAHGHGNDDGHGHVVDVYDDGHGHGHSHGHSFGGDSSARHVVISQVLELGILSHSILIGLSLGVSHSPCTIRPLVAALSFHQFFEGFALGGCIAQAQFKNLHSMVMACFFALTTPGGIAVGIGLASFYNPASPRALVIEGILDSMSAGILIYMSLVDLIAADFMSKRMRSNTRLQAVSYFALFLGAALMSSLAVWS comes from the exons ATGTCATCATTCTTTCAG GAGTTTTTGTACCCTTTGCTCAGTATTGGACCCTTCAGAGAGAAgtttaacatggtatcag GTGTCCTGCTGGTCCAGTTTCAAGAATCAATGTCTAATTCAACATGTAAGTTGGCAGAATCCGAGTTATGTCGAGATGACTCGGCTGCATTGGTTCTGAAACTCGTTGCGATTGGCTCAATTTTAGTCGCTGGTGCAATAGGAATTGCAATCCCATTGCTAGGCCGGAGGAAAAGCTTTCTTGCAACTGATGGGAATTTATTCATAGCCACCAAAGCGTTTGCGGCTGGTGTTATACTAGCCACTGCTTTTGTACATATGCTACCAGATGGTTCAAAGAATCTAAGCAACTTATGCTTGCCAAAAATCCCTTGGTCTAAGTTCCCATTCTCAGGGTTTTTTGCAATGTTAGCTGCATTATTGACTTTGATGTTGGATTTTGTGGGCACACAATGGTATGAGAGGAAGTCTGAGAAAGCAAAGAGGAAAGGAGGTGAGCTAGGTGATGAGCTTGGGCTCGATGGGTCACTTGACTCTATATCAGCAGCCGGGGTTTTGCCTGCAGACCGCACGGTGGTCAATGGTGGTgtatgtggtggtggtggtggtggtggtggtggggaggAGAGTATTGTAGGGATGCATGCTCATGGCCATGGGAATGATGATGGTCATGGGCATGTGGTTGATGTCTATGATGATGGTCACGGTCACGGGCACTCTCATGGTCATAGCTTTGGCGGAGATAGTAGTGCACGGCATGTCGTCATTTCCCAG GTTTTGGAACTGGGAATCCTTTCACATTCTATTCTCATTGGGTTATCCCTTGGAGTGTCACACAGCCCTTGTACAATAAGACCGCTGGTTGCCGCCTTGTCCTTCCACCAATTCTTCGAGGGCTTTGCTCTTGGAGGATGCATAGCTCAGGCCCAATTCAAGAATTTGCACAGTATGGTAATGGCTTGCTTCTTTGCTCTAACAACCCCTGGGGGTATTGCCGTAGGCATAGGCCTAGCCTCATTCTACAATCCCGCTAGTCCAAGAGCCCTAGTAATTGAGGGAATCCTCGATTCCATGTCGGCCGGAATCCTTATCTATATGTCCTTGGTTGACTTAATTGCGGCTGACTTTATGAGTAAGAGAATGAGGTCTAACACGAGGCTCCAAGCTGTATCGTACTTTGCACTATTCTTGGGAGCCGCACTTATGTCTTCCCTTGCTGTCTGGTCGTAA
- the LOC141653445 gene encoding fe(2+) transport protein 3, chloroplastic-like isoform X2, with product MVSGVLLVQFQESMSNSTCKLAESELCRDDSAALVLKLVAIGSILVAGAIGIAIPLLGRRKSFLATDGNLFIATKAFAAGVILATAFVHMLPDGSKNLSNLCLPKIPWSKFPFSGFFAMLAALLTLMLDFVGTQWYERKSEKAKRKGGELGDELGLDGSLDSISAAGVLPADRTVVNGGVCGGGGGGGGGEESIVGMHAHGHGNDDGHGHVVDVYDDGHGHGHSHGHSFGGDSSARHVVISQVLELGILSHSILIGLSLGVSHSPCTIRPLVAALSFHQFFEGFALGGCIAQAQFKNLHSMVMACFFALTTPGGIAVGIGLASFYNPASPRALVIEGILDSMSAGILIYMSLVDLIAADFMSKRMRSNTRLQAVSYFALFLGAALMSSLAVWS from the exons atggtatcag GTGTCCTGCTGGTCCAGTTTCAAGAATCAATGTCTAATTCAACATGTAAGTTGGCAGAATCCGAGTTATGTCGAGATGACTCGGCTGCATTGGTTCTGAAACTCGTTGCGATTGGCTCAATTTTAGTCGCTGGTGCAATAGGAATTGCAATCCCATTGCTAGGCCGGAGGAAAAGCTTTCTTGCAACTGATGGGAATTTATTCATAGCCACCAAAGCGTTTGCGGCTGGTGTTATACTAGCCACTGCTTTTGTACATATGCTACCAGATGGTTCAAAGAATCTAAGCAACTTATGCTTGCCAAAAATCCCTTGGTCTAAGTTCCCATTCTCAGGGTTTTTTGCAATGTTAGCTGCATTATTGACTTTGATGTTGGATTTTGTGGGCACACAATGGTATGAGAGGAAGTCTGAGAAAGCAAAGAGGAAAGGAGGTGAGCTAGGTGATGAGCTTGGGCTCGATGGGTCACTTGACTCTATATCAGCAGCCGGGGTTTTGCCTGCAGACCGCACGGTGGTCAATGGTGGTgtatgtggtggtggtggtggtggtggtggtggggaggAGAGTATTGTAGGGATGCATGCTCATGGCCATGGGAATGATGATGGTCATGGGCATGTGGTTGATGTCTATGATGATGGTCACGGTCACGGGCACTCTCATGGTCATAGCTTTGGCGGAGATAGTAGTGCACGGCATGTCGTCATTTCCCAG GTTTTGGAACTGGGAATCCTTTCACATTCTATTCTCATTGGGTTATCCCTTGGAGTGTCACACAGCCCTTGTACAATAAGACCGCTGGTTGCCGCCTTGTCCTTCCACCAATTCTTCGAGGGCTTTGCTCTTGGAGGATGCATAGCTCAGGCCCAATTCAAGAATTTGCACAGTATGGTAATGGCTTGCTTCTTTGCTCTAACAACCCCTGGGGGTATTGCCGTAGGCATAGGCCTAGCCTCATTCTACAATCCCGCTAGTCCAAGAGCCCTAGTAATTGAGGGAATCCTCGATTCCATGTCGGCCGGAATCCTTATCTATATGTCCTTGGTTGACTTAATTGCGGCTGACTTTATGAGTAAGAGAATGAGGTCTAACACGAGGCTCCAAGCTGTATCGTACTTTGCACTATTCTTGGGAGCCGCACTTATGTCTTCCCTTGCTGTCTGGTCGTAA